The following coding sequences lie in one Changpingibacter yushuensis genomic window:
- a CDS encoding MFS transporter — protein MMVGGQRRALSRSAGFASGAVALAAVFLASGTPIPLYARYRVEYNITDTDLAITTVAYLAATALSLLMLGRLSDHLGRKRVGIAAVLIATCALVVLMNMHTLPILILGRCLQGAACGMASTALASWVIDLAPASPGWLPAFLTGTVPPFALPVGAMLSGALAEYGPASRTLMFQLTAAVLVLLAVLLMFSRETVVRRAGAMRSLVPRVHVPEGRGRLLFAVGAAQVTTWSFSGFYQAFSPAITVDHLGTSNPLVIAVVFSSVVVLSPLGGLLAGGARKATALRAGLGVFVVAALIAVLALHVGVIGPFLAASFLAGIALGAVSAAGLATLLQCTAAADRAGLMATVYLISYSGAAVPSLIACQLAKTVEVSDIATGYAVLVTVAALTAALTITRRRPRGESRSGARTLALSKSGRSNPDRSQQVGTLDV, from the coding sequence TTTGGCGGCAGTGTTCCTTGCGTCAGGGACACCGATTCCGCTTTACGCGCGGTATCGCGTGGAGTACAACATCACCGACACCGATCTGGCGATCACTACCGTCGCATATCTGGCGGCGACCGCTTTGTCGCTGCTGATGCTTGGGCGTCTGTCGGATCATCTGGGTCGCAAACGGGTCGGGATTGCGGCGGTGCTCATCGCGACCTGCGCGCTAGTGGTTCTGATGAACATGCACACCCTTCCCATCCTGATCCTAGGCAGGTGCTTGCAGGGGGCCGCCTGCGGAATGGCGTCCACCGCCCTCGCGTCGTGGGTGATCGATCTAGCCCCCGCCAGCCCGGGGTGGCTGCCTGCGTTCCTGACCGGGACGGTGCCACCGTTCGCGCTTCCGGTCGGCGCGATGCTTTCCGGCGCACTCGCGGAGTACGGGCCGGCCTCCCGTACGCTGATGTTCCAGCTCACTGCCGCCGTGCTGGTCCTCCTTGCTGTGTTGCTCATGTTCTCGCGGGAGACCGTGGTGCGCCGTGCCGGAGCGATGCGGTCCCTCGTACCACGCGTGCATGTGCCGGAGGGTCGAGGCCGGTTGCTATTCGCGGTGGGTGCGGCGCAGGTTACAACGTGGTCATTCTCCGGGTTCTATCAGGCCTTTTCGCCAGCAATCACCGTCGACCACCTCGGCACCAGCAACCCCCTCGTGATTGCGGTCGTGTTCTCCTCCGTGGTGGTCCTCAGCCCTCTCGGCGGGCTCCTTGCGGGCGGGGCGCGCAAAGCTACTGCGTTGCGGGCAGGTCTTGGCGTGTTTGTCGTGGCGGCGCTGATCGCTGTGCTCGCGTTGCATGTTGGGGTCATCGGCCCGTTCCTTGCTGCTAGCTTCCTGGCGGGAATCGCTCTGGGCGCTGTCAGCGCCGCAGGTCTGGCGACACTGCTGCAGTGCACTGCGGCGGCCGATCGCGCCGGATTGATGGCGACCGTCTATCTCATTTCCTACAGCGGTGCGGCAGTTCCCAGCCTGATCGCCTGCCAGCTCGCCAAGACGGTAGAGGTCTCCGACATCGCCACCGGCTACGCGGTCCTCGTCACCGTCGCCGCGCTCACTGCCGCGCTCACCATCACCCGTCGTCGACCCCGCGGGGAGTCACGCTCCGGAGCTCGCACCCTGGCACTCTCGAAGAGCGGCCGGTCAAACCCCGACCGCTCACAACAGGTAGGAACCCTTGATGTCTGA
- a CDS encoding YybH family protein, with protein sequence MPTSSDLTPSRARLEQTVTNYQSALNARDPERIAALFAPDATRADPHGTPPVIGRSAIRAAWEEIFTNLGSIAFTAHAAHGAKDTIAFEFTSVTTTSNGVGSVFGDSAEPHHAEALAIVAQTEEATAALLAQHLGLDEKVAATLARVVSSILFLTMASSQHIDSTVEQILEDIRVQIAVTLPQ encoded by the coding sequence ATGCCGACATCCTCAGATCTGACACCATCACGAGCAAGACTCGAACAGACCGTCACGAACTACCAGAGCGCCCTCAATGCGCGCGACCCGGAACGGATCGCCGCGCTGTTTGCGCCCGATGCCACCCGTGCCGACCCACACGGGACACCGCCCGTGATCGGGCGATCCGCGATCCGCGCTGCGTGGGAGGAGATCTTCACCAACCTGGGCTCGATCGCGTTCACTGCGCACGCCGCCCACGGAGCAAAAGACACGATCGCTTTTGAGTTCACCTCTGTCACCACCACATCCAACGGTGTGGGCTCGGTGTTCGGTGACTCGGCCGAACCTCACCATGCCGAAGCGCTCGCGATTGTCGCCCAGACCGAAGAGGCCACCGCTGCCCTTCTCGCCCAGCATCTTGGACTAGACGAAAAGGTCGCGGCGACCTTGGCCCGGGTTGTCTCCTCGATTCTGTTCCTCACGATGGCTTCCAGCCAACACATCGACAGCACAGTGGAACAGATTTTGGAAGACATTCGCGTTCAGATCGCTGTGACTCTTCCTCAATGA
- a CDS encoding NADP-dependent oxidoreductase, which translates to MRAFVFDKYKQPVHEANIPEPTLGDQDVLIRVEAAGLYHLDERIAVDRADVALAPMSISTVEAASLPLVALTAWQALVEKGNVQAGQKVLIHAGAGGVGSIAIQLAKCLGAEVATTVSGKNADFVRELSADVVIDYRTQDFEAELSGYDFVLDPLGGDNLIKSLKVLESGGKAVGISRPPTPTFAKAAGLSPALRLAITAMSRKVRALARQLGVSYEFLLMHASGDQLRKIAELVDAGVVRPVVGTTFPFEQTVQALASLGTTGVRGKAVIIGADQPA; encoded by the coding sequence ATGCGAGCATTCGTGTTTGACAAGTACAAGCAGCCCGTCCACGAGGCCAATATCCCCGAGCCGACGCTCGGAGACCAAGACGTCTTGATCCGAGTGGAGGCCGCCGGGCTGTACCACCTCGACGAACGGATCGCTGTTGATCGGGCAGACGTGGCTCTCGCGCCGATGTCGATCAGTACCGTCGAGGCAGCGTCTCTGCCGCTAGTGGCACTGACCGCTTGGCAGGCATTAGTGGAGAAGGGCAACGTGCAAGCAGGCCAGAAGGTCCTCATTCACGCTGGTGCGGGCGGAGTCGGATCGATCGCGATCCAACTCGCCAAGTGCCTCGGAGCCGAGGTTGCAACAACCGTTTCGGGCAAGAACGCGGACTTCGTCCGCGAACTCAGTGCCGACGTGGTTATCGATTACCGCACGCAGGACTTCGAGGCCGAGTTATCTGGCTACGATTTTGTCCTCGATCCTCTCGGTGGTGACAACCTCATCAAGTCGCTCAAGGTTCTGGAGAGTGGCGGCAAGGCAGTCGGGATTTCCAGGCCTCCCACCCCCACTTTCGCGAAGGCCGCTGGCTTGAGTCCGGCGCTGCGGCTGGCGATCACGGCAATGAGCCGCAAGGTTCGCGCCCTTGCACGCCAACTCGGCGTTTCCTACGAGTTCTTGCTCATGCACGCCTCTGGTGACCAGTTGCGAAAAATTGCCGAACTTGTCGACGCCGGCGTCGTCCGTCCCGTCGTCGGAACCACCTTCCCATTCGAGCAGACCGTGCAAGCCCTGGCTTCTCTGGGCACAACTGGTGTCCGCGGCAAAGCCGTCATCATCGGCGCGGACCAGCCCGCATAA
- a CDS encoding ABC transporter substrate-binding protein, with the protein MSVPRIRLVLALAAVTAFGVGACAPSSSSGLDATSSAGSDTVDDVTIALPGSLSTLDVAQEAGSLNYQIATITSEGLLGVNADGELVPALAEAWSQPDATTYVFSIRQDAKFTDGTPVTVDDILFSIDLARDPDRSPSTSIYWPEGLTVEQTGDWEITFTLAEANVAFAWTPTAVGGLWVTSRSFYENAGTYGSSADLILGTGAYEVVEFQPDSHVTFRAVDTWWGGTPDVKEIDVEFIPDENTRLLAQQSGETDISLGISLDQSEHWDSIAGSSVEYVSDRSYVGLTFDASVEPFDDIHVRKAVAHALDRESIVSTVLHGKGEVATGLSSPAQLGSSIGEDKARELLSSLTTFDFDLTAAKAELAQSKVPNGFDLELTYPNSGPQLGQAALTLADNLSELGINLEVTEVPIEEWISKVGTGDYGLYYMWYLPTTGDPGEIPGWLLNPGNPAQYENDEVFSHMASSSTDLNDLTRAESIIAANEIAQADVAYAPAWWGVSATAFTDNLAPQNYTAYFFMTPWAASLTSIG; encoded by the coding sequence ATGTCTGTACCCAGAATTCGCCTCGTCTTGGCACTCGCTGCCGTTACCGCATTCGGAGTTGGCGCTTGCGCACCCTCCTCAAGCTCAGGTCTAGATGCCACCTCTTCTGCTGGCAGTGACACCGTCGACGACGTCACCATCGCGTTACCTGGTTCTTTATCCACCCTAGATGTGGCCCAAGAAGCAGGGAGTCTCAACTACCAGATCGCAACAATCACGAGCGAGGGATTGTTGGGTGTAAACGCTGACGGAGAGTTGGTGCCGGCCTTAGCTGAGGCATGGTCGCAACCCGATGCGACCACCTATGTGTTCTCTATTCGCCAAGACGCGAAGTTCACCGATGGCACACCAGTTACGGTTGACGACATCCTGTTCTCCATCGATCTCGCTCGCGACCCTGATCGCTCACCGTCCACGTCGATCTATTGGCCCGAAGGGCTTACCGTCGAGCAAACGGGCGATTGGGAAATTACCTTCACGCTTGCCGAAGCAAATGTTGCCTTTGCGTGGACTCCAACTGCTGTGGGCGGTTTGTGGGTTACTTCCCGCAGCTTCTATGAAAACGCCGGTACCTATGGTTCGTCAGCAGACCTCATCTTGGGTACAGGAGCCTACGAAGTGGTCGAATTCCAACCTGATTCACATGTCACTTTCCGCGCAGTGGATACGTGGTGGGGAGGTACTCCAGATGTCAAGGAGATCGACGTCGAGTTCATCCCAGATGAGAACACCCGGCTTCTCGCCCAACAATCCGGTGAGACTGACATCTCGCTCGGAATATCGCTTGATCAGAGTGAGCACTGGGATTCGATTGCCGGTTCTTCCGTAGAGTACGTCTCAGATCGCTCCTATGTGGGACTAACGTTCGATGCATCGGTTGAGCCGTTTGATGATATCCACGTCCGCAAAGCAGTTGCGCACGCCTTGGATCGCGAATCGATAGTCAGCACGGTGCTCCATGGAAAAGGTGAGGTTGCCACGGGTCTCTCAAGCCCTGCTCAACTTGGCTCGAGCATCGGCGAGGATAAGGCACGCGAGCTCCTGTCATCACTCACAACCTTCGATTTTGATCTCACCGCAGCGAAAGCCGAACTCGCCCAATCAAAGGTTCCGAACGGCTTCGATCTTGAGCTCACTTACCCGAACTCAGGGCCGCAGTTGGGACAAGCGGCACTGACATTGGCAGACAACCTCTCAGAGCTTGGTATCAATCTTGAAGTCACAGAAGTTCCTATCGAGGAATGGATATCCAAGGTTGGAACAGGCGATTACGGTCTTTACTACATGTGGTACCTACCCACCACGGGTGATCCGGGCGAGATACCCGGCTGGTTGCTCAATCCTGGTAATCCCGCTCAGTACGAAAACGATGAGGTCTTCTCACACATGGCTTCGTCCTCAACTGATCTCAATGATCTGACACGTGCGGAATCGATTATTGCGGCAAATGAGATCGCGCAAGCTGATGTTGCCTACGCGCCGGCGTGGTGGGGAGTATCGGCCACAGCTTTCACCGATAACCTAGCGCCGCAGAATTACACTGCCTATTTCTTCATGACTCCATGGGCAGCCTCACTGACATCCATCGGATAG
- a CDS encoding ABC transporter permease, translating into MRYLLTRLGQAVGVLLALSFLVFSLLYLAPGDLAKNLIGTRKATPEALAAISQKYHLDEPFFAQYWRWLQGVLHGDFGDSIRSGVPVADVLGQRIPVTISLTVIAFAFAVGIGIPLGFIAAHRIGSLTDRTIVGVALVGVSAPSFALALVFLYLFSVMLDWFPVYGMGDGFWDQMWHLVLPSLAIAVGTAAMIIKVTRTSVAREVGQDYVMFATSRGIGRQRIAGLYMKNAAIPIITSSGLILASLFGSTVLIETTFALPGIGQLLADSITFKDVPVVQAVTMLVAVVIVTAMFLVDLAAAVLNPALRTHSRSQEVIAS; encoded by the coding sequence GTGCGTTACCTCTTGACTCGCCTTGGCCAAGCAGTTGGTGTGCTTCTGGCGTTGTCCTTCTTAGTATTTTCGCTTCTGTATCTAGCACCCGGTGACCTTGCGAAGAATCTTATTGGCACTCGGAAGGCAACCCCAGAAGCTCTCGCTGCCATCAGCCAGAAGTATCACCTCGATGAGCCTTTCTTTGCCCAGTACTGGAGGTGGCTGCAGGGGGTGCTCCACGGGGACTTTGGGGACTCCATTCGCTCGGGTGTTCCCGTAGCAGATGTCTTGGGGCAGCGCATACCTGTAACCATCTCGCTCACCGTGATCGCTTTTGCCTTCGCGGTGGGTATCGGGATTCCTCTGGGCTTCATTGCCGCGCACCGGATCGGATCTTTGACAGATCGAACAATCGTTGGCGTGGCACTAGTGGGAGTGAGCGCTCCAAGCTTCGCATTGGCACTCGTGTTCCTCTACTTGTTCTCGGTGATGCTTGATTGGTTCCCGGTGTACGGAATGGGAGACGGATTCTGGGATCAGATGTGGCACTTGGTTCTGCCATCTTTGGCGATTGCGGTGGGCACTGCCGCCATGATCATTAAAGTCACACGCACATCCGTTGCGCGAGAAGTTGGCCAAGACTACGTCATGTTTGCCACGTCTCGCGGGATCGGAAGGCAGCGTATTGCGGGCCTCTACATGAAGAATGCCGCAATACCAATCATCACATCGTCAGGCCTCATACTGGCTTCGCTTTTCGGATCTACGGTTCTCATTGAGACGACGTTCGCACTTCCTGGAATTGGCCAACTGCTGGCCGACTCCATCACATTCAAGGACGTACCCGTAGTGCAAGCGGTCACTATGTTGGTTGCGGTTGTCATAGTAACGGCGATGTTCTTGGTTGACCTCGCGGCTGCGGTGCTCAATCCTGCACTGCGCACCCATTCGCGCTCGCAAGAGGTGATTGCGTCATGA
- a CDS encoding ABC transporter permease translates to MSRRRRVPLSVALSWAFIAIFIVWIVFGGVLAPHALRQDLSVGVTPAGSLPHIFGTDALGRDVWQLSIAGARSALIGPVVIAAGSMVIGIIGGLTSAYWGGLWDAMVSRLSEILLALPVMLLAIVIAGIAGGGYWLTVVVLIILFSPSDVRMVRSAALQQLPKPYLESARVLRLPTWQILAKHLLPNVFPIVWASFFVNIAFALVSLSSLSFLGLGVSPQDADWGRQLSDARSLLFSNPAAALVPGILIIVAAVSINLAGDWWAEHLEHRELEEAEA, encoded by the coding sequence ATGAGTCGACGACGCCGTGTTCCATTGTCCGTTGCACTCAGCTGGGCATTCATTGCGATCTTCATTGTGTGGATTGTTTTTGGGGGAGTTCTTGCCCCACATGCTCTTCGGCAGGACCTTAGCGTTGGCGTGACCCCAGCGGGCAGTTTGCCACATATCTTTGGAACAGATGCACTTGGCCGTGATGTCTGGCAGTTATCTATTGCCGGCGCCCGTTCGGCTCTTATCGGCCCAGTAGTTATCGCTGCAGGCTCTATGGTGATTGGAATTATCGGTGGTCTGACTTCGGCATACTGGGGTGGCCTCTGGGACGCCATGGTCTCCCGCTTGTCTGAGATCCTCTTGGCACTGCCGGTCATGCTGCTTGCTATCGTCATCGCCGGCATTGCCGGAGGAGGTTACTGGCTCACTGTTGTGGTACTGATCATCTTGTTCTCGCCGTCTGACGTACGCATGGTTAGGTCCGCGGCACTACAACAACTCCCCAAGCCTTACCTTGAGTCAGCACGGGTGCTCCGTTTGCCCACATGGCAGATCCTCGCCAAACACCTGCTTCCTAACGTTTTCCCCATCGTGTGGGCTAGCTTCTTCGTCAACATCGCATTTGCCTTGGTCTCGCTCTCCTCGCTGTCATTCTTGGGTCTGGGCGTCTCTCCACAAGATGCTGATTGGGGCAGGCAGCTCTCGGATGCGCGCTCCCTACTTTTCAGCAATCCGGCTGCAGCGCTCGTTCCTGGCATCTTGATCATCGTGGCCGCGGTGTCGATCAACTTGGCAGGGGACTGGTGGGCTGAACACTTGGAACACCGCGAGCTTGAGGAGGCAGAAGCGTGA
- a CDS encoding ATP-binding cassette domain-containing protein, which translates to MTHALITTDVGVRTGQGRAIVQDITLAVSSGETLVVVGESGAGKSMLAKALTGLLPREFTATGTVQIGTTQLDLSAGTHQFARLRGHEIVWLPQDPFTSFSPTHRLSKQILAQQPHRRRDATAATIDHLGDVGLPHWAARAYPHQLSGGMLQRAAIAAALDPKPSILIADEPTTALDVTTQREILDLLNTLCHAHGMALILITHDLGIARDYGDDVVVMKEGNIVEAGSVSEVLSSPKSVYTRALLASEPSVVGPSPRPIPRAKEEIAPIRLSVSDAVKEFGHVRALDHVSLELRHGEAVGVVGESGSGKSTLARAIVGLESLDSGSVDLQLPPQPGRFAKPSSRAAWTQHQRRAVQIVFQNPYSALNPAISVGNTIREALVASGLDPEGVSTLLDQVGLPRAYSQRYPAHLSGGERQRVAIARALAPNPNILICDEAVSALDVSVQDQILTLLSGLQKELGLTLLFITHDLAAVRQVTDRLVVMKHGQIVDSGSTESLLTAPSHPYTSSLLAAVPGSRVSV; encoded by the coding sequence GTGACTCACGCACTTATCACCACAGACGTTGGCGTGCGCACCGGACAGGGCCGGGCGATCGTTCAAGATATCACGCTAGCCGTTAGCTCAGGGGAAACCCTCGTGGTTGTCGGAGAATCTGGCGCAGGCAAATCCATGCTGGCAAAGGCACTGACTGGGTTGCTACCACGGGAATTTACTGCAACTGGCACTGTGCAGATTGGAACCACGCAACTTGACCTATCCGCCGGTACGCACCAGTTCGCACGGCTGCGCGGCCACGAGATTGTGTGGCTTCCCCAAGATCCATTCACATCCTTTTCACCGACTCACCGCCTTTCTAAGCAGATCCTTGCACAGCAACCACACAGGAGACGCGACGCGACTGCCGCAACGATTGATCATCTCGGTGACGTTGGTTTGCCGCACTGGGCAGCGCGGGCATATCCGCACCAGCTCTCCGGCGGCATGCTCCAGCGAGCTGCTATTGCCGCAGCGCTCGATCCCAAGCCCTCCATTCTCATTGCCGATGAACCAACCACAGCCCTTGATGTCACCACTCAACGGGAGATACTCGACCTTCTCAACACCCTGTGCCATGCCCACGGCATGGCACTGATACTCATCACACACGATCTTGGGATCGCACGTGATTATGGCGACGACGTCGTCGTTATGAAAGAGGGCAATATCGTAGAGGCCGGATCGGTGTCCGAAGTTCTTTCGTCTCCCAAGTCTGTGTATACCCGAGCACTACTTGCGTCCGAACCAAGTGTGGTGGGGCCAAGCCCGCGCCCGATTCCGCGTGCAAAGGAAGAGATTGCTCCGATTAGGCTCAGCGTTTCGGACGCAGTCAAAGAATTTGGTCACGTCAGGGCTCTGGACCACGTCAGTCTAGAGCTACGGCACGGCGAGGCCGTTGGTGTAGTGGGGGAGTCGGGATCAGGAAAAAGCACATTGGCTCGTGCGATCGTTGGGCTGGAATCTCTAGACAGCGGAAGTGTAGACCTCCAGTTACCTCCACAACCAGGCAGATTTGCCAAGCCCAGTTCACGGGCCGCATGGACCCAGCACCAACGCAGGGCCGTTCAGATCGTTTTCCAGAATCCGTATTCTGCTCTGAATCCCGCCATTTCTGTGGGCAACACGATTCGTGAAGCCTTGGTGGCGTCGGGCCTCGATCCAGAAGGCGTCTCAACCTTGCTGGATCAGGTGGGGTTGCCGCGGGCCTACAGTCAACGCTATCCCGCTCACCTCTCGGGTGGTGAACGTCAACGAGTGGCGATTGCTCGAGCGCTCGCACCCAATCCCAACATATTGATTTGCGACGAGGCAGTTTCAGCACTGGATGTCTCCGTGCAAGATCAGATACTGACCTTGTTATCCGGGCTTCAAAAGGAACTCGGCCTCACGCTCTTGTTCATAACTCACGACTTGGCAGCGGTTCGTCAGGTCACTGACCGGTTAGTTGTCATGAAACACGGCCAGATCGTGGATAGCGGTTCAACTGAGAGTCTGTTGACCGCACCGAGCCACCCGTACACATCGAGCCTCTTGGCTGCCGTTCCAGGAAGCCGTGTGAGCGTATGA
- a CDS encoding peptidase C39 family protein, producing the protein MSGVELKPGSGLYDELCAQGVPPDKARLWASAGGAQILHLAAHEENFLWEVHRRGTKQLCIIDFFGHDLPQIQALMRQEIKRARALGATLVKARLPDSALTGLGFSRMALPVDGDAVSTTHPEQPLPQIKWLEHVPLRAAPRYLYQRTPFTCGPACLLMGTDVGDSFACEIDVWRDATYGIGTDPYGLGAALAMRAIPTEVWVSRPGLLLHEQGSGSFTEGASREAIHAHNLGRAVEAGASVRIEPFTVADIRTYVAEHGPVALLIDEQILNAETAAHWILVWAVTADAVIVHDPWIDSELGETWIETSTMPVSDDELQAMAVWGDDHVMAMVTVGTRS; encoded by the coding sequence ATGAGCGGAGTTGAACTTAAGCCTGGATCAGGACTTTATGATGAGCTTTGCGCGCAAGGGGTGCCTCCGGACAAGGCACGACTTTGGGCAAGTGCCGGCGGTGCGCAGATCCTTCATCTGGCCGCGCACGAAGAGAACTTCTTGTGGGAAGTTCATCGGCGCGGAACCAAGCAGCTGTGCATCATCGATTTCTTTGGGCACGATCTCCCACAGATACAGGCGCTGATGCGCCAAGAGATCAAACGGGCACGCGCGTTGGGTGCAACCTTAGTTAAAGCCCGGCTCCCAGATTCAGCACTGACAGGTCTCGGATTCTCGAGAATGGCGTTACCGGTGGATGGGGACGCAGTATCAACCACACACCCTGAGCAACCTCTGCCACAGATAAAATGGCTCGAACACGTGCCTCTGCGTGCAGCTCCCCGGTACCTATATCAGCGCACCCCGTTCACCTGCGGACCGGCGTGCCTCCTCATGGGCACAGATGTGGGCGACTCGTTCGCTTGCGAAATCGATGTGTGGCGGGATGCAACCTACGGAATCGGCACAGATCCTTATGGATTGGGCGCTGCGCTGGCAATGCGCGCAATACCAACAGAAGTCTGGGTATCGCGGCCGGGTTTGCTTCTCCACGAACAAGGTTCAGGTTCGTTTACGGAGGGAGCTTCTCGCGAGGCGATTCATGCCCACAATCTGGGGCGTGCCGTGGAGGCGGGTGCGAGCGTTCGCATAGAACCTTTCACAGTTGCGGATATCCGAACCTATGTTGCGGAGCACGGTCCAGTGGCGCTGCTTATTGATGAGCAGATCTTGAACGCCGAGACTGCTGCGCATTGGATTCTGGTGTGGGCAGTTACTGCGGACGCGGTCATCGTTCACGATCCATGGATTGATTCCGAACTCGGGGAAACGTGGATCGAAACCTCAACGATGCCGGTTTCGGATGACGAACTTCAAGCGATGGCCGTTTGGGGAGATGACCATGTGATGGCCATGGTGACTGTGGGGACCCGCTCCTAA